A segment of the Ammospiza caudacuta isolate bAmmCau1 chromosome 2, bAmmCau1.pri, whole genome shotgun sequence genome:
GAACAAGCCACCTACTCCCCCCAAAAGTACTGCTGTTGAATGCTGCCAGAGCTTGGAACGGCAGGGTGTGTCAGGCAGCAGTATGGCATACCTGGCACTGAGCAGTGTTGCTGAGGGAAAGGGGATCGTGATGGGCCATAGGGATAGTGGGATAGGCCATCCACAGAGGGGGTTAAAAAAGTACAGCCTGGCACTTCCAAGTGgggcctgcagagcagagaaaggcccCTTGGAATAGCCTGGAGGCCCACACATCCCAGGGATGCTTAGTCTGCAGCATGGGGACAGCTAATCTGGGCCCCCAATGCTTCAATTTACTGAGCTGCTCCTGTTGTACCTGGGTAGGTGTTGATGGAGACACAGTCCATCACACCCTGGACGTGAATTCCTTCACAGGGCATCCTGCCTGGGCTTGGGCAACGTTATCTCTCTGCTTGACCACCCCTACTTGCCCTTTGagggtgctcccagcagcaggcaaGGCAGCTCCTCAAGGTTTGAGGATGGTTGTTCaatgctgctttcacagctcaGCACCTGGGAATCTTCTGCCTGGAATGGACTTGTTTCAGTAGCATTTTTTCAGGGGCACACTGAATGTGCTCTGATAGGTCTTTTGTAAAGAAGTGTACAAAAatagctgctgctggctctgtgagTGAGGCCAAAGACAAGCGATCCTCTAGGGGGATCACTAGGGGGAGGTGACAATAGCGGGAACCTATGGAAACCAAAAGCTTTTAGTGGTACCAGAGAAATCTTCTTTCCCAAAAGAAAAGAGCTTGCTAGCATGATGGGGAGTAAAGTAGGAACTTTAAGGCTGATAGCTTTTGGAAGTGAAAAGAAATCCATAAGGGTTCTTTGgcactaaagcagcacaaataATCAACAGTGCTTCTTCCACTATGCTTTTCTGCAGGTGCTACTTTAACCGATGTAATTAGGATTGTCTTAACTCATCTGCCTGTGTGTGAGCATCCAGGGTCACTTGGGCTGTCCAAGCATCTGCAGCTCTCACGGTGACTCCATCCCTCTGTGCCATGAGATCAGTCCATTTGAGTACCATCCACTGTCCTTTTCCATGTTGTGTCCTGCTGGCATGTGGTATCTCCCTGATAAAAATTAAAGCAGCCTCAGAATGGATTATTTATCTTTTAAGTACTCACACAGTTgcaaggcagcacagagcagaagcaggagccagggcaaTGGTTTGTGGAGACTGAAACATCTGCACAGCTGCTTGCAGATCTGAGGCTGTCCTATTTAAGGACAGCCCATGGTGGAGCACCATTCTTCTCCAAAACTTTTCTACTTCAAAAACCCAAAGGGCCCAAACATGACCACTTAGGTTTCAGGGCTGGCTGTTGTTCAATCCACAAGCTGAGTTTTCAACATTGGCTGTAGAGGAATATGTTCGGGTGTGGAAACAAAATAGTCTGaggtaaaataataatttcctttctttcaagACTGGAGTCCGTCACTGCTGAGAGGGTGGTGCGTTTGCCTGTCTGCCTCGGGCGGGGGGGATGCCCAGCAGGATGCTCGCCCCTGCCGTGGGACGCAGGTTGCACGGCCTGCCCAGGCTGTCCGCCAgacccctgggctgtgcccgccGGGACCACCCCACGCCCTGGGAGTGGGGAGGGTGGGAGAAAGAGGAAGGGGTATAACCCGGGGGGGTAAATCGCGGGAGAGGGCGGTACGGCGGGGGGCGGTGCAGCGGCAgcggggcggccccagggcggagccgccgccgggGCCTTTAAAAGCCGCCGTGGCCGGCCGCTCCGGGCGCTGCCGGCCGAGCCGAGCGGAGCCGTGCGAGCCCTCTCGCCGCCGAGCCGCCTCTCCCATGCGCCTGCCGGGCAtgtcccagcccttcctgctggcGCCCATCGCCGAGTGCCCTCCGGGGCCGCCCGGCGCCCAACTCCGCCTGGCCGTGCTGGGTGCCCGCGGCGTCGGCAAGAGCGGTGAGTGCGGGGCTGCCCgtccccttcccctgcccgtCCTCTTCCCCCGTCCGTCCGTCCCGCCTAACGTGGCGCTCTGTGTTTCAGCCATGATCGTGCGGTTCCTGACCAAGCGCTTCATCGGCGACTACGAGCCCAACACAGGTGAggcgggcggggcgcggcggggccgggcgcggcggggccccGCGTCCGCCCGCGCTCACGGCGCTCTGCTCCACAGGCAGCCTCTACTCCCGCCTCGTCCATCTGGACGGGGACCACGTTGCCGTGCAGATCCAAGACACGCCGGGGTGCATTCAGGTACGGAGATGTTTTGGATCAATCGGTTCTCCTCTGCTACCCAAAGGCTCAGCTTTTGAGCCCAAATTTCCTGCATGCCCAGACTTGGTCACCTGAGGCAGAGCTCAGGTTTCCCTTTGGACCCGCTTGATGGTGCTGTGCTTGGTCTTTATACTCTCATGACCCAGTGCCGAATCTGTGCTCTCTGTTGTTCTGCAGGTGCAGGAGGACTGCGTGCAGGTGCTGGACTCCCTGTCCCGGTGTGTGAAGTGGGCAGAGGGCTTCCTGCTGGTCTACTCCATCACAGACTACAGCAGCTACCAGTCCATCCAGCCTCTGTACCAGCACATTCGCAAGGTGCACCCCGACGCCAGGACTCCCATCATTATTGTGGGGAACAAAGCAGATCTCCTCCATGCCAGGCAAGTGCAGGCAAAAGAGGGACTACAGCTGGCAGATGaactgggcagcctgttcttgGAAATCTCCACCAGTGAGGACTCCCAAGGTGTTTGTGATGTCTTCCAGTACCTTTGCAAGGAGGTCAGCAAACTACAGCATGCCGGCAGCACGGACAGGAGGCGGTCATCCATCATCCCTCGGCCCAAATCTCCCAACATGCAAGATCTAAAGAGACGTTTCAAACAGGCTTTATCTTCCAAAGTCAAGTAAACATCCCAATGACATCCTCTGGGACTCaatagaatttatttttgtaaactagttaataaaaatctttatttttgtaCTAATGCCAGCAGTGTAGAAGTAAGTATGTCAAAGCTTGCAATCTCCTTGCTGTTCTCTCATTTGACTGGTTgggttatttttaaatgaaaaaaaaaaggaaataaaaagctgCACAGCAACTAAATAAAGTTAGTTGGAAAGGGGACTTTTGCCAGGAGGCTTTGATTCCATTTCTGTTTTGGGGAGACTGGGCTTTTCTGTGTTTAGCTATTCATATGATTTTCTCCGGAGGCTTCAATTTCCTGTTTGTAAAATGGGAGGGTTAATGATGTAAATCATTACCTGCCTTTATACAATGCTTGGAAAGCCCTTGGTGGAAAACTTTGTAGGAGATAAAAAAAAGCTCTCTTCattaaacatgaaaatacaaAAGTGTCTGTAAGAATTCTGGTTATAACAGAACTGTTTTCTCCCTCAAAGCTGCTGTTTTGCTTGCACCTGTAATAGCCTGAATCCTGATAGGCTGTTAGGAATGAGCTCAAATTTCTCATGTGCCTTAGAGATTTTTTctacagaattaaaaatttgAGCCCCAAGCATTTAACAGGCAGGAGGGTTGAGTTTCTCCTACAGATTGCTGTGGAACAAAGTGCTGAGCAATCCACAGCAGAGGAGTGTGTGGGTTGGCTGTTGCTTTCTCTGGAGATGTATGATAGGAAGGACTGATGCGTAGGACTTTTTCCTTGGACAAAAAATAGCTACATTTAAAAGGAATCACACCTTTATCTTCCCCGGAGCAATTTTGTAGCTATTGGAAACAGGTCAGGCTTTACTCTTACTTCACATAAACTCTAAACCATACTAGAATGGGTTTTGTTAACTGTTTGCTGGATGTCTGAGCATGGAATGTAGGTTTTGCCCTTTCAGTATGCTTCTGAATTATGTATGTGAGAAATAAAACTACTCCATGCTGAGTGGAAAGTGTGGAAGTGGATTAATCTGTACAGGGGAAACTCGCTGTTCTCACTCAAGTGCAAGGCCAGTAAggtttattttataaaataaaataggtaAGTCAAAAGACCACTTCTTCTTTCCTTGTGTTAGGAAAGGCAGGTAGGTGCCATGCCTTGCAGTTAGTGGGCAGTCTCTGTTGTTTCTGATCCCTGGGCCTTGAAGCTTCCTGGGCCACCTTCACTCTTTATCTGCATCTGAGTCTTCCTGATGGTGCTAATTGAGGGAAGGGGGACTGAGCATGTCAAAGACAATGCTCTGTGCAACTGCCTGGACAAACCAAATACTGCTTAAACATGTTAATACAATACTTAACACATGTTAAATGtttctttactgtgagagttGCTCTGCCAGGCCCAGGACTCTGGGTTTGAGAGGAGCAGGATGATAGGGTTGGTGAGAATGAGCATGTCCCTGGCAGACTTGAACTCACCACATGGACCATGTGTCCATGGGGAATTTTCAAGAGGAATTGAAAAGTCACAAGTGGGATATTTGTGGAACATGTCACCGTCTTGAAACCAGGATAACAAATTGTTTCCAAGAGAAAATACCACTCTGGTAGAgtttcagttgttttttttaacctgcagcttttggaaattatttcttaCTCATGTATACAGTACAGAGTTTCACCAAGCAAGTTGCTAAAGATATTCAGTACACACATGGTACAAAATATGCTAAAGGGGCAGGTAATGTTATTGGACAAGTCTGCATCTTACCATGGTCTTCAATGGCCAGATAAAAAATCCCACTAGGCACGGACTTAGGTGCCTCCCACTGCCCCTGGCAAAGCAGGAGCTTGGGTCCTCACTCTGGTACAGGAGAAGAGTTTGAGCAGGAACCAGTGGGGACTCAAGGGGCAGGcgtgggcaggagcagggggatAAATTTTcctcatctctctctctctctctatctcaTGGGAAAAAGCTAGAGGTGGCTCTTGCTACATAGGCACCCATCCTCAGGTCAAGGGTGCAAAATCTCCTGTCTCCATCCCATGATTCTCatgctgctgggctgcttcAGCCACATGTGTGGAGTAGGATGATCCCCTCAGGGATGTATGGGGAATCTGGATGATTAGGGTGTGTCGGTGGCAGGAAGGGATGGCTGGTCTGATATGCCTCCAACTtaaggcagcagctgctttggccCATGCTGGGTAACAGTTTTGGGTAGAGGTACATAAATTAGGCATCTATGCTGTTTGTCTGAACTTCCCCCAGCTGGCACAGATCTACTCTCACCCAGAAGTTTTCAACCCTGAGCTGGCAAGCAAAGCACAGGAAGAacctgctggctcccagcacatTTTAGCCCAGCATTTTCTTCAGTCCTGTAAAGCTGTAGCAAAGTCCTGAGCAAAGAAGGcccaccagggcagggagggtaCATCTCAGGTACtagcagagcagctccaaagCCTTGTTTCTCCTGGGCCATGTCCACTTATGCCTTTCCTACTGAATACTTGCCATCCCCAGTCTCTAAGCCCTTCACAGAGGGGGTGGGGTGGCTTCAGGAGGGTAAGTGGTGCATAGCCTGGCCTTTTCTCCTTCATCAGAGGAAAATATGCATCTGCCTCTTTCCTCCCACCACCTCCGCTATGAAACAGAATCACAGCAATTTTCCCTGACAAGATGGATGAGTGGGTTTTCAGTAGCAGGGATGTGTGCAGCATCACACACTATTATGGCTGCTACTACATCAGCATCTCCCCCCTGTTGGACTATTTTGTCTACTTATCTCCAAGCTCTGAAATAATCTGGTAATGCTTTAGGGCttcatgaattttaaaatagcagCTGCCATCAACCTGTTCCGTGCACTTCAACTCAGGAGCTGCACATGCCTAGACAGAGATAGGGGTGTTTTCTTCAAAAAGCTTTATGGATGTCCCCTTCATTTTCTGCCCCCTCGAGCACCTCGACCCAGGCTGCTTCCTCACTGTCTCTTGATGGGGGCTTGCCTCTCAGCACGGGAAATGGTCAATGCTGCAGGTTCGtgctgttttctgtggtttgttTGTAGGAAGAATTGTGAACAAGGCAGGCTGCGAACAAGGACTGTGTTCACACCATGGGCAAGAGTTGGGTTCGAGCTTCAGACAGCGAGCAAAAGTGGTAGAGatatggatggatggatggatggatggatggatggatggatggatggatggatggatggatgactGGAAACAAATCTGCATGCCATGCATGGATCTCCTGTAAAATGATTTTATTCCTGTGGGACTTCATTAGCTTTTGCTGAATGGAAGGTCTGAATAGATTTCAAATGAAGTCCTTTAGGCAAAGGTGACCTTTTATGGCAGCTGCACTTGGCACATGACCACTGGTGATTCACatcagcagggcagcaggatcTCTTCAGTTTCTCCTGAAGTGAGGATCTGAAGTCTGTTGTCCTTCTAGGAGCAATATCTTTGAGGGTGATGCCATTGCTGGGTCACTGCACTAAACTGTAGGCAATACTCCAAAGAGTTGTGTCCCTGAGGTATCTTCAGTGACATCCCTGAAAACCTTGTTATGAGTAGAGCTCACAAAATAGCAGCTCAGATTGCATCTGGAGTAATTAATGACAATTCAGATTTCCCTATTGGTTCTCAGGCTTGCTCTTCCTCCACTCTCCTCATTTTGCCTATCTAAAAAGAGGGAGAAAGCAAACACTTTTTATTGAAAATGGTTTTGAGGGAATTGGTTCATGAAATTTTCTTACTACATTCAATGCTTGATGCTTTtgactgaaaaaataataaatgtataTTGTGACTTGTTATGCCAGTGTATACTGTGGACCATAATCAGCTATATACTATCTTCCCACActaccaaaagaaaaattaagatatAGAGATTGAGCTTTCATTTCAGTGCCCTGTAATACTTGATTTACAACTGAAAAGCTACATAGTGAATTTTGCATAATGATTACAGAGTTTCATAGATATCATAGCTGCTGTTTTGAAAAATGTGCTTGGTTGTTTGCTAATCACGTTTTTCCTTTGTGACAGAAAACAACAAGCCCTTGGAGCAATCCTCACCAGGGACCCTCATGGTCCTGTGTACAAGCTGCTGTGTACAAGTGGCTTCAGCCCCATGCTCTGCCCTTTGGGCTTTGCTGGGCAAGTGTTTGGGCAGAGGCACCCATGTACCCAAGCTTGTGGGGGTCATGGTTCAGCAACTCTATTTTGCTCTTGACCTGTGCAcaatatttccattaaaatgtGTCTGTCCGGGAAATTGCGCAAGCTTATTTGTCAGCCTGCATTACTGGGAAGCAGTAATTAATTCTTAAAGCTGGAATATTTCTCTTCTAAGGTATTTGGCTCTTTCTGCCTTACTAAAAACATCCTCTTCTCAGGTTTCAAATGGCCCTTGTAAACATTTCCTAGTAATTTTATCCCTTGGGGTGGTTAAGCCAATATCAACAAATGTTGTTtctgggagcagctcagagcagaggggacTACACTCTCCCCCAGCTGAGCAGTGAGGTGAATTACAGactcctgtcctgcagctggtACTTCCTTCCGCTCCTGCAAACAAATCCCCAAGCCAGAAAAGTAATGTGCCTGTTGTTTGGGGCTCAGAGCCTGAACCCTTCCACGAGCCTTGAAGAGCTTGATGATTTGATCTGAACCATGCTCAGCAAGCAGACTTCCCTATGCCACCATTTCTTTTTGGTATTAGAAGTCCAAACATCTCTTTTAACCCTGGAAGACAGATCTGGCAGAAGCCTGAGGAGTGCAGAGAACATGAAGAAACCATAGCGACAGCAGCGTGGTACTGGCAGCCCCTCAGGATCTGAAGCAGATAAGTAGGTGTTGCCTTCCTGTAAGAAAACAGCAGGCAATAAATATGGATGCAATTAGGCTGATTTGGTTGAAAATTCATTGGTGGCACTCAGAtgctgagaaagaaaaggactGGCTGTCACCTCAGTGTGCCCAGGGCCAGTGGGAgggcagctgcccccagcccccaaggggttcctgcccatggctggggagCCTGCCCTCAGCTCAACTGAGACTCCTCAGCAGCTTCTGAGTAAAGCAAGCACCACAGCCCATGAGATACATAATTTTGCTCCTCCATGGGTGGGAAACCACCCTGCATTGTGGGGGCACCTTGGTCTGTGCTCCCCAGCAATGAGGAGATAAGGCCACAGTCCAGACTTTTCACTCTTCACCATCTCTGAGCCTCTGGACTGAGCTGGGAAAGAGCTGGCCTGGGCTTTAGACATAAGTAGCCACTCCATCAGTACAGACAGGAGGAGCATTTGAGGATTTATATCAAAATTATGATGTTTTTTTACCCTTTCTCTTATGCCTCATGTCTCAGACAGCATGTAGAGGCTAAAGCAGAGAGCTCTGCTTGGGTTTATTGCATTCAAGGTGCCCAGTATCCCACTCAAGTAGCAATGTCCCTGCAGATTAAAGGTACTTAAACACAGGGTTAGTTAGGAGGGAATTTTTACATCTGCCCAAGTGCTGCTCACATATGGCCAATTAAAAAGCCTCCTAATGGGCTGGTTTGTGGCTGTTGCACAACAAGGCTTTGGCTGTTATTACAATGTGCAGATGAGCTACAGCACCTGCTCCGTGCTAGGggctccctgtccctcagccACACAGCAGGGGGAAAGATGCTGTCTTATTTCAAGGAAGGCCTTGGGAAAGCACTGGTGCTTCTGCAGTGGGCTCAATCAGGTGCAGGTGGCCTCCATTTCCTTCAAACAGGTACCACTAAGTGATTTGCTATTAAAAAATGTTCATAAAATGTCATATCTGGATGCTCATGTTTTTTCAGCACATAGCAAATGGATGCAGATGGAGTGTGACTTCTGGTGACCCTTCAGGATTTAAACAGGAAGATGCAAACATAAGTGTTAGCCTGAGTCTCATGTGCCTCTCTCACGCCAATGATCCTGCTGTAGAAGAGCCTGTCTAGAATTAGGGGTTAtaggcaggaggcagaggtcTGTGCTAATTCAAGCTCTTACCTTGAAGATAAAATATGCATCTGGTTGTTGAGGTGACTCCTAATTTTAGCTCTGGTGTTGAATAATGGAATAGCATTAATAGCCTGATGTAAATCTGTCCATATTCCTTATGCAAAATTACCATCTCGCTAGTGAAACAGACTCCTTTGATTTTGCCTGGATGCTGGAGAACAGTGCACAATAAATATGCATTCAATTAACTTAATGTGAGTGAGCAAAGATGTAGTGCCTAATATAGCTGCAATTCCAAGAACTGATGCATCAAATGCAATGAATTGTTTTCCTGGGCTTTTGATTGTTTCAGGGATTTCTGATCAAGCTTGCTTAGAAGGCATTATAATCTGTTTGTCTGTATTAATGAGATCTTCAAACATGAAGCtggtaaaataaaagaaagacaTTAAGCAGAACTGAGTTATTTTAACCAAGGCAGTGAGCTGTGTTGCTGGCTGCATAGTGAAGGAAAAACAGAGGAGGAAACTGGGAATTTCAGGGGTCCACTCTCATGTGGACAGAGCAGAGGACAGGTAAGGAGATGTCAGTTCTGCTTCCAGCCACACCACCCAGGCACGTGCCTGTGTGTTGTATGATGGGAACTGGTAATTATAAAAGCTTCTTGCTTACCTGGAGGCAACACCATGGGCTCCTCCCACTTCTTGTGCCCTTCCTGATCTTCAGCATCCtcccagcagggagctgagctggcaaaCATGACTTACACACTGGGGAAGTTCCCCCTGGCAACTGCCTGAAAGTCTCCACAGTTGTGCCTATGCTTCCACATCAAAGAGAGCTGGAGACTGAATCCCAGTCCCAACATCTAGTGGACTGGTCCATACCCACTCTGCTTAAAGCTGATTGCCCCTAGATTAGGAAGGTCTACATGAAATAATATTCAGTCCTGGGACTCTTCTGGGCCCTCTGGGATACTcaagtaatattaaaaaatgataaaaatatttttaaaattatatttttttccttttttttctttccctctgcagTTCAAAATACTCCAAATTATTTGAGAGCTGTATTTGAGCCCATAAGAGTGGTACTTTTAGCATGCAAAATAGCTTTGTGTTTTCTTGCATGAGGCTCGCAGAGGCATTTTAGAGTGCAGTGCCCAAGAGGGTCCTGATAAAGGCTGTGTGGCAGGACCTAACACCACCCCATCCATGCTGTCCTTTGGGAGACAACTTGTGGGAATGAGctgttcccagggctgtgcttgaACTGGCTGGGGCCAACCACACAAGAGACAGGCAGTGTCAGCAGGAGTAGGTGGGCAGAATTCCACCACAGGAGTCCACTCAGTGACCCTCCTTCAGGCCCCTGAAGAGACAAACCTGTTCACCTCAGTGAAGATCAAGATTGTTTTCTATAGCTTGCCACTAATGTAGAGAGGTCTGGTTCCATTATCTTTGTCATTCCCCTTCATGCAGATTCAGACTGGTTTTAGACCTCTCTTAAGCCACCTCTTTGCCAGACTACCCAAATCCATGTCCCTCAGCATCTCTCTGTGTCTCCTGTGCTCTAGGCCACTGACCATCCTGTGGAGTTTCTCCAGTTCCTCAATGAACTACTGAGCTGTTGTCCCTAAATGAGACAACACTTCTGGGGCAGATTTCCTAGCAGTGAGTAAAAAGGGAGCAATAACTACCCTTCAATTGTGCTGAAGTCTTACAGCAAAGCTCAGGTCCTTTCCTTCATGGCTGTTGTGTaggcagaaggaagctgtcctACACCAAAGCAAAGGGTTTGCACTGCTCTCCATGGGATTAAACTCCGTGGGATTTCTATTGTCACACATCCCAAGTTTCTCAAAGTCCCTCTGGACTGCTGCTGCGAGCTCATCCAAATGGAGATGGCTGTCATTACTTCTAatctattaccatctgtataTGTGCTGAAAGTGCCCTCTGTATCATCAGACTGGTGACTGATGAAAATGTTGAACAATATCAACTCCTGTGTCATTCCCTGGGGTCCTCTGTTCATTACTGGCTGCCAGATGGCCCATCACAACATTGATTATTATTCTTTGACCTAATGGTCCAGCTAATTTTTGGTCCAGCTAATTTTCAATCCATCTAACAATTTGTTCATCCAATTCCTGTTTGCTCAGGTTTTGCATGAAAATGCTGCAGGAGGATTTCCAGCTGTCAGAGCTATTTCTGATCACTGGGAGTTTCTGATAATGGACAGCAGCCATGAGGTCACATCAGCACCCTCAGGTGAATCCCACCTGCTCACCTGAATCCCAGTCTTACCTGAATCCCAATACTTACAGCTTCTCAAGGCAGACCTTCATCTGTTCCTCCCCTTATTGGTTGTTCCCCTTCTTGTAAACCATGCTGGATATGCAAGGTGTGGGAGTAAGACTTGCCAATGAAAtgtatgcaaaaaaaaagtgttaaatGCTTTAGTCTTTTTGCTTCTCGTCTTGTCAGTGGCTTGGCTCACACATTTGTTGATGGACTCACAACTTCTCCACATTTGCTTTTGCTGCTAAGACACGTGTAGCATCCATCCTTCACGTTTCTTCTTGTGCCATAGAGTCTAAGCTCCAGCcaagctttttcctttctggtttC
Coding sequences within it:
- the RASL11A gene encoding ras-like protein family member 11A: MRLPGMSQPFLLAPIAECPPGPPGAQLRLAVLGARGVGKSAMIVRFLTKRFIGDYEPNTGSLYSRLVHLDGDHVAVQIQDTPGCIQVQEDCVQVLDSLSRCVKWAEGFLLVYSITDYSSYQSIQPLYQHIRKVHPDARTPIIIVGNKADLLHARQVQAKEGLQLADELGSLFLEISTSEDSQGVCDVFQYLCKEVSKLQHAGSTDRRRSSIIPRPKSPNMQDLKRRFKQALSSKVK